From a single Bacteroidales bacterium genomic region:
- a CDS encoding DUF2461 domain-containing protein, which produces MDVKKTVDFLTELAANNNRDWFQNNKKAYDAIKDSMLKFLGGIIPEIARFDPEIHSVNPDDCIFRIYRDVRFSNDKSPYKTHIGAFISKTGRKGNSPGYYIHIEPGQSFLAGGLYMPPPELLKAVRDEIYFNTGEFKAIISQPEFLDYFGKLDDFDKLSRPPKGYAADWPDIDLLKYKSYVVTHNLTEERLFAADFMDHSLRVFRTLLPLNNFLQKARNNSE; this is translated from the coding sequence ATGGATGTAAAGAAAACCGTTGACTTTCTCACTGAGTTGGCAGCCAACAACAACCGCGATTGGTTTCAGAATAATAAAAAAGCGTATGACGCCATAAAAGACTCCATGCTTAAATTTCTCGGCGGTATTATTCCTGAGATTGCCCGGTTTGATCCCGAAATACATTCCGTAAACCCGGATGATTGCATTTTTCGCATTTACCGTGATGTGAGGTTCTCGAACGATAAATCACCCTATAAAACCCATATTGGCGCATTTATTTCAAAAACCGGGCGCAAAGGCAATTCTCCCGGATACTATATTCATATTGAACCGGGACAAAGTTTCCTTGCGGGTGGTTTGTATATGCCTCCACCTGAACTATTGAAAGCCGTTCGAGATGAAATTTATTTCAATACCGGTGAGTTCAAAGCAATTATCAGCCAGCCGGAATTCCTTGATTATTTCGGGAAGCTGGACGATTTTGACAAACTAAGCCGGCCACCCAAGGGCTATGCTGCTGATTGGCCCGATATTGATCTGCTGAAATACAAATCCTATGTGGTAACCCATAATCTTACGGAAGAGCGTTTGTTTGCTGCCGACTTTATGGATCATAGCCTAAGGGTTTTTAGAACATTACTTCCGCTCAACAATTTTCTTCAAAAAGCAAGGAATAACTCGGAATAG